Proteins encoded within one genomic window of Macaca fascicularis isolate 582-1 chromosome 16, T2T-MFA8v1.1:
- the LOC123569497 gene encoding small nuclear ribonucleoprotein E-like, with protein sequence MAYRDQGQKMQKVVVQPINLIFRYLQNRLWIQAWLYEQVNMWIEGCIIGFNEYMNLVLDDAEEIHSKTKSRKQLGQITLKGDNITLL encoded by the coding sequence ATGGCATACCGTGACCAGGGCCAGAAAATGCAGAAGGTTGTGGTGCAGCCCATCAACCTCATCTTCAGATACTTACAAAATAGATTGTGGATTCAGGCGTGGCTCTATGAGCAAGTGAATATGTGGATAGAAGGCTGTATCATTGGTTTTAATGAGTATATGAACCTTGTATTAGATGATGCAGAAGAGATTCATTCTAAAACAAAGTCAAGAAAACAACTGGGTCAGATCACGCTAAAAGGAGATAATATTACCCTGCTATAA